The Deltaproteobacteria bacterium genomic interval ATGCGGGACATCCGTGCCGTCGAGCGCGTTCAGCACGCACACCTGGCGCAGCACGTCCGCCGTGCCCTGCCACTTCACGCCGGGCGGCGGAATGCGCAGGAACCACGACTCGCGCGCGCCGCGGCTCTCGACCGTGAAGCCGTACGCGAAGCCCGCGTGGCCGGGCATCTTGTGCACCTCGCGGATGCGCGCGGCTTCGTCGGAGTACTTCGCGCGCGCGAAGGGAATCAGCCTGCGTTCGAGCTCGTCGAGTTCCATGCGGGGAGCATACGTCGCTCGCGCGCGGCCCTCGCCGCGACTGCGCTCACTCCGCGCGGCGAGACTCCCCGGTCAGCGGGGAGCGAGATCCCGCGCGGCCTGGCGCGGATCGATGCCCGCCTCGATCAGGCCGATGATCGGCGTGTCGACGCCCGCTTCGTGGTAGGCGGCGATGCGCTCGCGGCAGTACTCGGGCGGGCCGTGGATGTAGAAGCGGTCGACGATCTCGTCCGTGATCGCGGCGCGCGCGCCCTTGAAGTCGCCGCTCGCCATGCGATCCCAGCTCGCCTTGAGCAGGTGCGCGTTGCCGAGCCACTCCTGCTGCGCGCGGTAGGACGGCGCAGAGAGATATGCGGCGAGCGAGAAGCGCGCGATGCGGCGCACGGCCTCGGCGTCGGTGGTGGGGCACACGAAGATGCGCGCAGCGATCTGCTTGTGCGCGCCGAACTGGCGCACGAGCGGCGCGCAGCGCGCGGCTTCTTCGGGCGTGACGAAGTTCAGGATCGCGCCGTCGCCCTCGCGACCCGCGAGCGTGAGCATCTGCGGGCGCAGCGCCGCCACCAGCACGGGCGGCACGTGCGCGAGCTTGCGGCGCAGCGCAAAGCCGCGCACCGCGAACGTGTCGTACTCGCCGTCGCTCTTCTCGCCCGCGAGCGCGCGCTTCAGGAAGCGCAGCGTGTCGCGCGTCTGGTGATACGGGCGCTCGAATTTCTGCGCGTTCTGCATCGCCACGATCCAAGGCGACGAGCTGCCGATTCCCATCACGAAGCGGCCCGGCGCCGCCTCCGCCAGCGCCGCCGCGCTCATCGCCATCAGGGCGGGACCCCGCGTTTGCACCGGGAAGCACGCGCAGCCGAGCCGCAACGAAGGTGCCCACTGCGAGGCGAGCGCGAGCGGCGTGAAGCCGTCCACGTCCTGCGCCTCGCTCGACCACGCGTCCGTGTAGCCAAGATCCGCCAGCTCGCGGACGAAGTCCGCCTGCTGCGAAAGCGGAAGCCCCTCGAGCGGAATCGTCATCGCGAGTCTGCGCATGCCACGCACGTTCGCCCCTCATCCGCAGCAAGTCCGCACGAATCACCAGACCCACGCCGCGCGAAAGACGAATCAGCGAACAAGTGGCGTGATCAGCACCACGTTCGGGTGAGAGAAAAACGCGCGGGAGGCGCGCCTCAACGGCGCGCCGGTCCGCGCCCTGCTCTCAAGAACGAGTGCGTCCAATCCGAGCAAGAGCAGCCGCGGCGGGGGCGGGGCCTGCGGAGGCCGAATCAAGCGCAGCTCGGCCGCGCTCACCGCGCCGCGCTGAGGCGAGAGGCAACGCGTTCTGCTCCCGATCAGCGATACGCCACCCGCAAGCGGCCGCCAGCGAGCCATCGGCCGCAGCAGGCCCCGCCCCCGCTGCGGCTGCGGAGCCCGCACACCACCCCTCCCTAACAGCAGCACGCGCCAGCTCGCTGTCATACCGTCGCGCGACATGTCGAAACCGCGCCGCCAAGAGCAAGAGTCCGCCCAACGCGAGATCACCGAAGTCGCCCCGAACGTGCTGCGTATGCAGCTGCCGATCCGCATGCCCGGCCTCGGCCACGTGAACATGTACGCGCTGCTCGACGAGCGCGGCTGCGCGGTGGTCGATCCCGGTGTGCCCGGCCCTGATAACTGGCGCGCGCTGAAGGACCGCCTCAAGCAGGCCGGCCTCGAGCCGCGCCACATCCACACCGTGGTGGTGACGCACTCGCACCCCGACCACTTCGGCGGCGCGACGCGCATCGCGCGCGAGTCGAACGCGCAGATCGTCGCGCACGACGCGTTCCGCTTCGGCGTGCTCGAGAGCGAAGAAGAGGACACGGACGTCTCGGTCGAGGACCTCGCTGCGCACGGCGAGAACGACGAGGCGCACCGCCAGCTCGTGCAGGGCTGGAGCCACGGCACGACGCCGTGGGGCGGACGCCGGCCGCGCCCGCCGTGGCTGATGCGCATCAAGTGGCGCCTGTTCCACGCGGTCGGCCGCTCGTTCATCCCGCAGATCTCGAAGCCGGTGAAGGCCGGCGACGTGCTGCGCCTCGCGAAGCGCGAGTTCTTCGTCACGCACACGCCGGGCCACACCGAGGATCACATCTGCCTGCACGATCCGGAGACGGGCACGTTCCTCTCGGGCGATCACGTGCTGCCGTCGATCACGCCGCACATCTCCGGCCTCACGCTCTCGCAGGACCCACTCGACCGCTTCTTCGATTCACTCGACCAGGTCGCCGCGATCGCAGACGTGAAGCTGGCGCTGCCTGCACACGGCCATCCGTTCGACGATCTCGCGGGCCGCTGCCTCGCGATCAAGCAGCATCACTTCGAGCGCCTCGAAGCCGTGAAGCAGATCGGTCGCGACCTCGGGCCGTCCACCGTGAACGCGTACATGAAGCGGCTGTTCAAGGAGCGCAGTTGGGGCGAGATGGCGGAGAGCGAGACGTTCGCGCACCTCGAACATCTCTGGCACCGCAAGGAAGCCGCGCGGCGGCGGGACTCGGACGGCTTCCTGATCTACGAAACCGGCTGAGTCTCGCGCGATGCTCACGAAGCTCGACGACTACCCCGTTCACCAAACGCCCGAGCCGCTCGCGCACCGCGCGGCGAGCGACGTGAACGCTTACGACCGTTACTGGTTCAACGGCGTCGATGCGGGCGGCGAGTTCTACTTCGGCGCGGCGCTCGGCCTGTATCCGCACCATCACGTGATGGACGCGCACTTCTCGTTCCTCGGCCCGGACGGCGTGCAGCACTCGCTGCATGCGTCGCGCCTCGCGCCGAAGGAGCCGACACATACGAGTGTCGGGCCGATCTCGCTCACCGTGCTCGAGCCGATGCGACGCCTGCGCTTCGCGGCCGCCGAGAACGAGCACGGCATCGCGTGCGATCTCGAGTTCGTGTCGCGCGCGCCGGCGCTCGAAGAGCCGCGCGCGCGCATGAAGGCGTTCGACTCGACGCGCAATCTCGTCGACATGACGCGCTTCACGCAGTTCGGGACCTGGCAAGGCTGGGTGCGCGCGGCAGGCGCGACGACACGCATCGATCCCGCGACGACCTACGCCACGCGCGACCGCAGCTGGGGCGTGCGCAGCGTGGGCGCGAACGCGCCGGCGCGCCCGACGGCGCCGCCCGCGTTCGGCTGGCTGTGGGCGCCCGTGCACTTCGGCGATGAGTGCGCGCTGGTCGGCTACTTCCAGAACCCGGACGGAACGCGCTGGGGCTCCTCCGCGATGCGCGTCGCGACGAACGCCTCGCCCGCGCTCTACGCCGACGCGCACGAGCCGGGGCTCACGCACTTCGCGCCCACCGGCGACACGCTCGAGTTCGTGCCGCGGACGCGCTGGGTGAAGCGCGGCGTGTTCACGGGCAAGACGGTCAGCGGAGAAAGCCTGGCGCTCGAAGTCGAAACGATGCGTCGCTTCAACATGAACGGCCTCGGCTACGCGCATCCGAAGTGGGGCCACGGAATCTGGCAGGGCGAGCTGAAGGTCGAGGCCGAGGTGTGGAAGGAGATCGACCTCGCGCCGGGCAACCCCTTCCACAACCACATCCACAACCTCGTGACCGCGAAGCTCGGCGAGAAGCGCGGCGTCGGTGTGCTCGAGCAGATCCTGTTCGGCCCGCTCTCGCGTTACGGCTTCGAGGGCTTCCTCGACGGCTCTCCCGCGTGACTTCGTTCGCCTCCGATGACACGGGCTGCCTGCGCGCTTCGCTTGCGGCCCGCCAAGTCCAGTGAGCATTGCGACGACACCGTTCCGCGTGCTCCCGCAGGTCACGCCCGAGAACGAGCACTACTGGCGCGGCGGCGCGCGCGGCGAGCTGTGCTTCCTGCGCTGCATCGCGTGCGCGCAGCTCGTGCATCCGCCCGCGCCGAGCTGCCCCGAGTGCCTCTCGCGCGAGCTCGCGCCGCACGCGGTCTCCGGCCGCGCGCGGCTCGCGACGTACACGGTGAACCATCACCCGTGGGTGCCCGGCTTCCCTCCGCCCTACGTGATCGCGATCGTCGAGATCGAGGAGCAGCCGAGCCTGCGCGTCACGACGAATCTCGTGAACTGCGCGGAGAGCGAGATCGCGATCGGCATGCCGTTGCGCGTCGTGTTCGAGGAGCGCGACGGCGGCGTGTTCATCCCGCTCTTTGAGCGTGATTCCGCGCCCCGCGCGGCGGCGCCCGGTGCGACTGCGCCGGCGAAGAGAGCGCGCTCGCGCCCTGCCCCGAGCGCCCGCGGTGAACGCGACGTCGCGATCACCGGCATCGGCCAGAGCGACGTGGGCCGGCGACTGAACCGCGATCCGCTCGGCCTGACCGTGGACGCATGCATCGCCGCGATCGCCGACGCGGGCCTCACGCGCGCCGACATCGACGGCCTCGCCACGTATCCCGGCATGATGGGCGGCGCGGGTTTTGCGGGCTTCAGCGGCGCCGGCGTCACCGAGGTGCAGGAAGCGCTGCGCCTCGAGCTCGACTGGTATCACGGCGGCAGCGAGACCTCCGGGCAGCTCGGCAGCGTGATCACCGCCTGCGCCGCCGTCGCCGCGGGCTACGCGAACCACGTGCTGTGCTTCCGCACGGTGTGGGAGAGCACGGCGCAGGGCGGTGGCCCGCGCCAAGGCGTCGGCGGCAGCGGCGTCAGCCATCGCGCGGGCGGGTTCATGCAGTGGGTGCTGCCGTACGGCGCGGCCTCCGCAGCGAACTGGATCGCGCTGTTCGCGCGCCGCCACATGCACGAGTTCGGCACCACGCGCGAGCAGCTCGCGCAGATCGCGCTCAACGCGCGCAAGAACGCGGCGCTGAACCCGAAGGCGATCTACCGCGAGCCGCTCACGCTGGGCGACTACCTCGGCGCGCGGCTGATCTCGACGCCGTTCTGCCTCTACGACTGCGACGTGCCGGTCGACGGCTCGACCGCGTTCGTGATCTCGCGCGCCGAGCGCGCGCGAGATCTCCGCAAGCCCCCGATCCACGTCGAAGCGATCGGCG includes:
- a CDS encoding LLM class F420-dependent oxidoreductase, translated to MRRLAMTIPLEGLPLSQQADFVRELADLGYTDAWSSEAQDVDGFTPLALASQWAPSLRLGCACFPVQTRGPALMAMSAAALAEAAPGRFVMGIGSSSPWIVAMQNAQKFERPYHQTRDTLRFLKRALAGEKSDGEYDTFAVRGFALRRKLAHVPPVLVAALRPQMLTLAGREGDGAILNFVTPEEAARCAPLVRQFGAHKQIAARIFVCPTTDAEAVRRIARFSLAAYLSAPSYRAQQEWLGNAHLLKASWDRMASGDFKGARAAITDEIVDRFYIHGPPEYCRERIAAYHEAGVDTPIIGLIEAGIDPRQAARDLAPR
- a CDS encoding MBL fold metallo-hydrolase, whose translation is MSKPRRQEQESAQREITEVAPNVLRMQLPIRMPGLGHVNMYALLDERGCAVVDPGVPGPDNWRALKDRLKQAGLEPRHIHTVVVTHSHPDHFGGATRIARESNAQIVAHDAFRFGVLESEEEDTDVSVEDLAAHGENDEAHRQLVQGWSHGTTPWGGRRPRPPWLMRIKWRLFHAVGRSFIPQISKPVKAGDVLRLAKREFFVTHTPGHTEDHICLHDPETGTFLSGDHVLPSITPHISGLTLSQDPLDRFFDSLDQVAAIADVKLALPAHGHPFDDLAGRCLAIKQHHFERLEAVKQIGRDLGPSTVNAYMKRLFKERSWGEMAESETFAHLEHLWHRKEAARRRDSDGFLIYETG
- a CDS encoding OB-fold domain-containing protein, which gives rise to MATTPFRVLPQVTPENEHYWRGGARGELCFLRCIACAQLVHPPAPSCPECLSRELAPHAVSGRARLATYTVNHHPWVPGFPPPYVIAIVEIEEQPSLRVTTNLVNCAESEIAIGMPLRVVFEERDGGVFIPLFERDSAPRAAAPGATAPAKRARSRPAPSARGERDVAITGIGQSDVGRRLNRDPLGLTVDACIAAIADAGLTRADIDGLATYPGMMGGAGFAGFSGAGVTEVQEALRLELDWYHGGSETSGQLGSVITACAAVAAGYANHVLCFRTVWESTAQGGGPRQGVGGSGVSHRAGGFMQWVLPYGAASAANWIALFARRHMHEFGTTREQLAQIALNARKNAALNPKAIYREPLTLGDYLGARLISTPFCLYDCDVPVDGSTAFVISRAERARDLRKPPIHVEAIGAALHGRPSWDQFDELTTMALRDAGQQLWTRTDLTPRDVDIAQLYDGFSFIALAWLEALGFCARGEGGAFIEGGARIARDGELPLNTNGGQLSGGRLHGYGFLHEACVQLWGEGGARQVRDAKVGVAAAGGGPIGGCLLIRRD